In Plasmodium vinckei vinckei genome assembly, chromosome: PVVCY_01, one DNA window encodes the following:
- a CDS encoding lsm12, putative, with protein sequence MVKSSIDPSLYFGHIINIKTSSGDKFEGELYCYDTCSNFIILKDDNKNGTANFYIIRTYTIVDVEIKEKLKVLYEVLPKIDKTIVEKIEKKSIENFEKKKSRIGIRVTHEAQELFDFIWKTHPDCTWSNRDILVLNGEVRIKHPYGPDDCTAKNEKLRERFITVVIINKYHDFAKRKPWLISDKESYMDLKSNDNKLNQLLT encoded by the exons ATGGTTAAAAGTAGCATTGATCCATCCTTATATTTTGgccatataataaatataaaaacatcaAGTGGTGATAAGTTTGAAGGAGAATTATATTGCTATGATACATgttcaaattttattatattgaaggatgataataaaaatggtacAGCAAATTTCTACATAATTAGGACATATACTATTGTGGATgtagaaataaaagaaaagttAAAAGTATTATATGAAGTGTTACcaaaaattgataaaactattgttgaaaaaattgaaaaaaaatcaatagaaaattttgaaaaaaaaaagtcaAGGATTGGTATTAGGGTTACACATGAAGCTCAGGAGTTGTTTGACTTTATATGGAAAAC GCATCCAGACTGCACATGGAGTAATAGAGATATTCTAGTCCTAAATGGTGAGGTCAGAATTAAGCATCCCTATGGTCCCGATGATTGCACagcaaaaaatgaaaaattaagagAGCGTTTCATCACAGTggtaattataaataa ATATCACGATTTCGCCAAAAGAAAGCCATGGCTAATAAGTGATAAAGAAAGTTATATGGATCTCAAatcaaatgataataaattaaaccAACTTTTAACATAG